One part of the Arabidopsis thaliana chromosome 1 sequence genome encodes these proteins:
- the PSAD-2 gene encoding photosystem I subunit D-2 (photosystem I subunit D-2 (PSAD-2); FUNCTIONS IN: molecular_function unknown; INVOLVED IN: photosynthesis; LOCATED IN: in 6 components; EXPRESSED IN: 23 plant structures; EXPRESSED DURING: 14 growth stages; CONTAINS InterPro DOMAIN/s: Photosystem I protein PsaD (InterPro:IPR003685); BEST Arabidopsis thaliana protein match is: photosystem I subunit D-1 (TAIR:AT4G02770.1); Has 509 Blast hits to 509 proteins in 136 species: Archae - 0; Bacteria - 143; Metazoa - 0; Fungi - 0; Plants - 165; Viruses - 3; Other Eukaryotes - 198 (source: NCBI BLink).) codes for MATQAAGIFSPAITTTTSAVKKLHLFSSSHRPKSLSFTKTAIRAEKTESSSAAPAVKEAPVGFTPPQLDPNTPSPIFAGSTGGLLRKAQVEEFYVITWNSPKEQIFEMPTGGAAIMREGPNLLKLARKEQCLALGTRLRSKYKITYQFYRVFPNGEVQYLHPKDGVYPEKANPGREGVGLNMRSIGKNVSPIEVKFTGKQSYDL; via the coding sequence aTGGCAACTCAAGCCGCCGGAATCTTCAGCCCCGCCATAACAACCACTACTTCCGCCGTCAAGAAACTCCACCTCTTCTCATCAAGCCACCGTCCCAAGTCTCTCTCCTTCACCAAAACCGCCATCCGCGCCGAGAAAACAGAGTCCTCCTCTGCTGCCCCAGCCGTGAAAGAAGCTCCAGTTGGATTCACTCCCCCGCAGCTAGACCCAAACACACCATCACCAATCTTCGCCGGAAGCACAGGAGGTCTCCTCCGTAAAGCACAAGTAGAGGAATTTTACGTGATCACATGGAACTCACCGAAAGAACAAATCTTTGAGATGCCAACAGGAGGAGCTGCGATAATGAGAGAAGGACCGAATCTATTGAAACTGGCGAGGAAAGAACAGTGTTTGGCTTTAGGTACGAGGTTGAGGTCAAAGTACAAGATCACTTACCAGTTTTACAGAGTGTTCCCTAACGGAGAGGTTCAATATCTTCACCCGAAAGATGGAGTTTATCCAGAGAAAGCGAATCCAGGAAGAGAAGGTGTTGGACTAAACATGAGATCCATCGGTAAAAATGTTAGTCCCATTGAGGTTAAATTCACTGGGAAACAATCTTATGATTTGTAA
- a CDS encoding uncharacterized protein (unknown protein; Has 35333 Blast hits to 34131 proteins in 2444 species: Archae - 798; Bacteria - 22429; Metazoa - 974; Fungi - 991; Plants - 531; Viruses - 0; Other Eukaryotes - 9610 (source: NCBI BLink).), producing MCGFHFHTKTLDPSDLRQLMLPASKVWLKTHFHLKFRFPFAAYKNIQRFTYIIKGGLLQSLHLIS from the coding sequence ATGTGTGGTTTTCACTTCCACACAAAAACGTTGGATCCATCGGATTTACGACAGCTTATGTTACCTGCGTCTAAGGTTTGGTTAAAAACTCATTTCCATCTTAAATTTCGATTCCCTTTTGCTgcttataaaaatattcagaGATTCACTTATATTATCAAGGGTGGATTACTTCAATCTCTACATCTTATTTCATGA
- the RAB28 gene encoding responsive to abscisic acid 28 has product MAQHQHSPQRPRDQDNTRPHDQYGIVFSVSGDDVARKQGDSFSQPDPTVATMGSVDTVTIGEALEATALSLGDKPVDRRDAAAIQAAETRATGESKGRPGGLAVAAQAAATTNEQTVSEEDKVNIADILTVMTFL; this is encoded by the coding sequence atgGCACAGCATCAGCATTCTCCTCAAAGGCCAAGAGATCAGGACAACACACGGCCACATGATCAATACGGCATCGTTTTCAGCGTCTCCGGTGATGACGTGGCAAGAAAGCAAGGCGATAGTTTCTCTCAACCTGACCCAACGGTTGCGACGATGGGATCCGTAGACACGGTTACGATTGGGGAGGCTTTGGAGGCTACAGCTTTGTCTCTTGGAGATAAGCCTGTCGACCGTAGAGACGCAGCTGCGATTCAAGCCGCCGAAACTAGAGCCACCGGTGAGTCTAAGGGTCGACCCGGTGGTCTTGCAGTAGCGGCTCAGGCGGCTGCTACTACTAATGAACAGACGGTGTCGGAGGAAGACAAAGTGAATATAGCAGATATTCTCACAGTAATgacatttttataa
- a CDS encoding Pentatricopeptide repeat (PPR) superfamily protein (Pentatricopeptide repeat (PPR) superfamily protein; CONTAINS InterPro DOMAIN/s: Pentatricopeptide repeat (InterPro:IPR002885); BEST Arabidopsis thaliana protein match is: Pentatricopeptide repeat (PPR) superfamily protein (TAIR:AT4G17616.1); Has 9904 Blast hits to 5133 proteins in 176 species: Archae - 0; Bacteria - 34; Metazoa - 111; Fungi - 31; Plants - 9502; Viruses - 0; Other Eukaryotes - 226 (source: NCBI BLink).) — MFSLRKTKLQPVSLHQCRLSSLFRGVLIHAIEVTGTQSQASLQHGLAGKAVLSNAKYLSVLTRFRTSTRFDVWSIHRREAISSISGSILLQARDPAKLNEEIQIAVDEHRCDEAWRLFEQHMQMEGFPRKSVVNNVVVCFAESLDSNWLQKGYSLVEQAYEEGKQNLLEKEPLLYLSLALAKSGMAVPASTILRKLVETEEYPHVSAWSAVLAHMSLAGSGSYLSAELVLEIGYLFHNNRVDPRKKSNAPLLAMKPNTQVLNVALAGCLLFGTTRKAEQLLDMIPKIGVKADANLLVIMAHIYERNGRREELRKLQRHIDEACNLNESQFWQFYNCLLMCHLKFGDLESASKMVLEMLRRGKVARNSLGAAILEFDTADDGRLYTKRVSGKGSEVKEHDNPETRVVSIHSMIPYDEFSRDRKFLKLEAEAKDVLGALLAKLHVQVELITSERGVLQPTEEIYVKLAKAFLESGKMKELAKFLLKAEHEDSPVSSDNSMLINVINACISLGMLDQAHDLLDEMRMAGVRTGSSVYSSLLKAYCNTNQTREVTSLLRDAQKAGIQLDSSCYEALIQSQVIQNDTHGALNVFKEMKEAKILRGGNQKFEKLLKGCEGNAEAGLMSKLLREIREVQSLDAGVHDWNNVIHFFSKKGLMQDAEKALKRMRSLGHSPNAQTFHSMVTGYAAIGSKYTEVTELWGEMKSIAAATSSMKFDQELLDAVLYTFVRGGFFSRANEVVEMMEKKNMFVDKYKYRMLFLKYHKTAYKGKAPKVQSESQLKKREAGLVFKKWLGLS, encoded by the coding sequence ATGTTTTCATTGAGGAAAACTAAGCTTCAGCCTGTTTCACTCCACCAGTGTCGTTTGAGTTCTTTGTTTCGTGGAGTTCTTATTCACGCCATTGAAGTTACAGGTACTCAATCTCAAGCTTCTTTACAACATGGTTTGGCGGGTAAAGCTGTTCTGTCTAATGCAAAATACCTCAGTGTGTTAACTAGGTTTCGTACTAGTACCAGATTCGATGTATGGTCTATCCATAGAAGAGAAGCAATTTCAAGCATTTCTGGATCTATACTGCTTCAAGCCAGAGATCCTGCTAAACTCAATGAAGAAATTCAAATTGCAGTTGATGAACATAGATGTGATGAAGCTTGGAGATTGTTTGAACAACATATGCAAATGGAAGGGTTTCCGCGAAAATCTGTTGTTAACAATGTTGTGGTTTGTTTTGCTGAGAGTCTTGATTCCAACTGGCTACAAAAGGGTTACAGTTTAGTGGAACAAGCCTATGAGGAGGGTAAACAGAATTTGCTGGAGAAGGAACCTCTTCTATATCTCTCCTTGGCTCTTGCCAAGTCAGGTATGGCTGTTCCTGCATCAACGATCTTGAGGAAGCTAGTTGAGACAGAAGAGTATCCTCATGTGAGTGCTTGGTCTGCGGTTTTGGCTCATATGTCTCTTGCGGGATCAGGAAGTTATCTTTCTGCTGAGTTGGTTCTTGAGATtggttatttgtttcataataaCAGAGTTGATCCACGGAAGAAGAGCAACGCACCTTTGCTTGCGATGAAGCCTAATACTCAGGTGTTGAACGTTGCTTTGGCGggttgtttgttgtttgggACAACCCGAAAAGCTGAACAGCTTCTTGATATGATACCGAAGATCGGTGTTAAAGCTGATGCTAACTTGTTAGTAATAATGGCTCATATATACGAAAGAAATGGGCGGAGAGAGGAACTAAGGAAGCTTCAAAGGCATATAGATGAAGCTTGCAACTTGAATGAGTCTCAGTTTTGGCAATTCTATAACTGCTTGCTTATGTGTCACTTAAAATTCGGGGATCTTGAATCTGCTTCGAAAATGGTTTTGGAAATGCTAAGAAGAGGAAAGGTAGCAAGGAACTCACTTGGAGCCGCCATTCTTGAATTTGATACTGCAGATGATGGTAGATTATACACCAAAAGAGTATCTGGAAAAGGATCAGAGGTTAAAGAACACGATAATCCCGAAACTCGAGTGGTTTCTATTCACAGTATGATTCCCTATGATGAGTTCTCTAGAGACAGGAAGTTTTTGAAACTTGAAGCTGAGGCAAAGGATGTTCTTGGTGCATTGTTGGCTAAGTTGCATGTACAAGTCGAATTGATTACCTCGGAACGCGGTGTTCTGCAGCCGACGGAAGAGATTTATGTGAAATTAGCAAAGGCATTCCTGGAAAGTGGAAAGATGAAGGAGTTAGCAAAGTTTCTGTTGAAGGCAGAACATGAAGACTCTCCTGTTTCTAGTGATAACTCGATGCTGATTAATGTTATCAACGCATGTATTTCTCTAGGCATGTTGGATCAGGCGCATGATCTACTCGACGAGATGCGTATGGCTGGGGTAAGAACTGGTTCTTCGGTTTATTCTTCGCTCCTCAAAGCTTACTGCAACACAAACCAAACTAGAGAAGTGACATCACTCCTTAGAGATGCTCAAAAGGCAGGGATTCAATTAGACTCAAGCTGTTATGAAGCTTTAATCCAGTCTCAAGTAATTCAGAACGATACTCATGGAGCTCTCAATGTGTTTAAGGAAATGAAAGAGGCGAAGATACTACGAGGCGGAAATCAGAAATTTGAGAAGCTCTTAAAGGGATGTGAAGGAAACGCAGAGGCGGGACTCATGTCAAAACTCTTGAGAGAAATCAGAGAAGTGCAGAGTTTGGATGCTGGTGTTCATGATTGGAACAATGTGATCCATTTTTTTAGCAAGAAAGGTTTGATGCAGGATGCAGAGAAGGCATTAAAGAGGATGAGAAGTCTTGGGCATTCGCCAAATGCTCAAACTTTTCATTCTATGGTCACAGGATATGCAGCCATTGGGAGTAAATACACAGAGGTCACTGAGTTATGGGGAGAAATGAAATCCATAGCTGCAGCTACTTCATCGATGAAGTTTGATCAGGAGTTGCTTGATGCGGTGCTTTATACATTTGTTAGAGGCGGGTTTTTTTCCCGGGCTAATGAAGTTGTGGAGAtgatggagaaaaaaaatatgtttgttgatAAGTACAAGTATCGGATGCTCTTCTTGAAGTATCACAAGACTGCTTATAAAGGCAAAGCTCCAAAAGTTCAGAGCGAGTCTCAGCTCAAGAAGAGAGAAGCTGGTTTAGTATTCAAGAAATGGCTCGGACTATCTTGA
- a CDS encoding Bifunctional inhibitor/lipid-transfer protein/seed storage 2S albumin superfamily protein (Bifunctional inhibitor/lipid-transfer protein/seed storage 2S albumin superfamily protein; FUNCTIONS IN: molecular_function unknown; INVOLVED IN: lipid transport; LOCATED IN: membrane; CONTAINS InterPro DOMAIN/s: Bifunctional inhibitor/plant lipid transfer protein/seed storage (InterPro:IPR016140), Plant lipid transfer protein/seed storage/trypsin-alpha amylase inhibitor (InterPro:IPR003612), Plant lipid transfer protein/hydrophobic protein, helical domain (InterPro:IPR013770); BEST Arabidopsis thaliana protein match is: Bifunctional inhibitor/lipid-transfer protein/seed storage 2S albumin superfamily protein (TAIR:AT3G22600.1); Has 35333 Blast hits to 34131 proteins in 2444 species: Archae - 798; Bacteria - 22429; Metazoa - 974; Fungi - 991; Plants - 531; Viruses - 0; Other Eukaryotes - 9610 (source: NCBI BLink).) yields the protein MILAILALVIATFLYGGATTVQAGCRDTLTSLSPCLYYLNGGSSSPSWSCCRQFSTVVQSSPECLCSVVNSNESSFYGFKFNRTLALNLPTACNVQTPSPSLCNTGGNVPTTLPANTPVGSPRSAPSPSGTTSPANTPSGSKKFPLSNESSSKSNVIILSFVSIALVLAII from the exons ATGATTCTTGCAATATTAGCCCTTGTAATAGCCACCTTTCTATACGGTGGAGCCACCACGGTCCAAGCTGGATGCAGAGACACTCTGACCAGCCTTTCCCCTTGTCTTTATTACCTCAACGGTGGCTCATCGTCACCTTCTTGGAGTTGTTGTCGTCAATTTTCCACGGTGGTTCAATCTTCACCGGAATGTTTGTGCTCAGTGGTTAATAGCAACGAAAGCTCATTTTATGGGTTCAAATTTAACCGGACTTTGGCTCTCAATCTCCCTACCGCTTGCAATGTTCAAACTCCATCACCTAGCCTGTGTAACA CCGGTGGTAACGTACCAACCACGTTGCCGGCGAATACTCCTGTAGGTTCACCTCGAAGTGCTCCTTCACCGTCAGGTACCACGTCTCCGGCGAATACACCATCAG GATCGAAGAAGTTTCCATTGAGTAATGAAAGCTCGTCCAAGAGCAATGTGATCATCTTGTCTTTCGTATCCATAGCTCTGGTCCTCGCTATAATATGA
- the TRM82 gene encoding Transducin/WD40 repeat-like superfamily protein (Transducin/WD40 repeat-like superfamily protein; CONTAINS InterPro DOMAIN/s: WD40 repeat 2 (InterPro:IPR019782), WD40 repeat-like-containing domain (InterPro:IPR011046), WD40 repeat, conserved site (InterPro:IPR019775), WD40-repeat-containing domain (InterPro:IPR017986), WD40/YVTN repeat-like-containing domain (InterPro:IPR015943), WD40 repeat (InterPro:IPR001680), WD40 repeat, subgroup (InterPro:IPR019781); BEST Arabidopsis thaliana protein match is: Coatomer, alpha subunit (TAIR:AT2G21390.1); Has 13545 Blast hits to 7977 proteins in 481 species: Archae - 46; Bacteria - 4157; Metazoa - 4042; Fungi - 2887; Plants - 1145; Viruses - 0; Other Eukaryotes - 1268 (source: NCBI BLink).) yields MQEESHIEEVEIQNKLEVAPALISVHPSQKSVAVAVGSDLRIFDLIENCPVSLVDESDGPIRKESIRAIRYSTSGKLFVSAGDDKLVKIWSADSWRCLNTVCSEKRVSAVAISSDDSHVCYADKFGVVWVIELDGINDGKTLPSKKGALLLSHYCSIITSLEFSPDGRYILSADRDFKIRVTVFPKKPLEGAHEIQSFCLGHSEFITCTAFVSTPELTQGYLMSGSGDSTVRLWDITSGSLLDTCEVSTVAGHAESNENESPTQVTVTDICAIPNSSLAAVAIQSFQGIFLLSCDLTAHTLSITKVIKIPGESFIPTSIAVSASSRLLWMVSGASNLPGSNHPGFSRVRVISCLETESSSILEDEQIPGGTKLLEQLQGKVTIEESVMSAAAEAVRAAMSSLLMKKQYSEEKREFRKRTRNDKKTTR; encoded by the exons atgcaGGAAGAATCTCACATCGAAGAAGttgaaatccaaaacaaactcGAAGTTGCTCCTGCATTGATTTCCGTTCATCCATCTCAGAAATCTGTCGCTGTCGCTGTCGGCTCGGATCTTCGTATTTTCGATCTTAT AGAGAATTGCCCAGTTAGTTTGGTGGATGAATCTGATGGGCCTATCCGTAAGGAATCCATTAGAGCTATTCGGTACAGTACAAGTGGCAAGCTCTTTGTGTCCGCAGGCGATGACAAGCTTGTCAAGATTTGGTCCGCAGATTCTTGGCGCTGTCTTAACACAGT ATGTTCTGAGAAAAGAGTTAGCGCAGTTGCTATAAGTAGTGATGACTCACATGTTTGCTATGCGGACAAGTTTGGTGTTGTATGGGTGATTGAGCTGGATGGGATCAATGACGGTAAAACTTTACCTAGTAAGAAGGGTGCGCTGCTGCTTTCCCATTATTGTAGTATTATTACTAGCCTG GAGTTTTCCCCAGATGGTAGATATATTCTTAGTGCAGACCGGGACTTTAAGATAAGG GTGACTGTTTTTCCCAAGAAGCCTCTAGAAGGGGCTCATGAAATACAGAGTTTTTGTCTTGGACATTCAGA GTTCATTACCTGCACAGCATTTGTCAGCACTCCAGAGCTTACTCAGGGATACCTCATGTCTGGAAGTGGAGATTCAACT GTTCGACTGTGGGACATTACATCTGGGTCTCTTCTCGACACATGTGAAGTTAGTACAGTG GCAGGACATGCAGAGTCTAATGAAAATGAGTCGCCGACCCAAGTCACAGTTACTGACATATGCGCTATCCCGAATTCGTCTCTTGCAGCAGTGGCAATTCAAAG CTTTCAAGGAATATTCTTGTTAAGCTGTGATTTGACAGCACATACTCTCTCTATCACAAAG GTGATAAAAATCCCTGGAGAAAGTTTCATTCCTACAAGTATAGCTGTAAGTGCATCTTCAAGATTACTATGGATGGTATCAGGAGCCTCAAACCTGCCTGGTTCGAACCATCCTGGTTTTTCAAGGGTTCGGGTCATCTCTTGCCTTGAGACCGAATCATCTTCAATACTTGAAGACGAGCAGATTCCAGGAGGGACCAAACTATTGGAGCAATTACAAGGTAAAGTTACAATAGAAGAGAGTGTAATGAGTGCTGCGGCAGAAGCTGTGAGAGCGGCAATGTCCAGCcttttgatgaagaagcaatactctgaagagaagagagagttcAGAAAAAGAACCAGAAATGATAAGAAAACCACACGATGA
- the RAB28 gene encoding responsive to abscisic acid 28 (responsive to abscisic acid 28 (RAB28); CONTAINS InterPro DOMAIN/s: Seed maturation protein (InterPro:IPR007011); BEST Arabidopsis thaliana protein match is: Seed maturation protein (TAIR:AT3G22490.1); Has 159 Blast hits to 126 proteins in 17 species: Archae - 0; Bacteria - 0; Metazoa - 1; Fungi - 0; Plants - 157; Viruses - 0; Other Eukaryotes - 1 (source: NCBI BLink).) has protein sequence MAQHQHSPQRPRDQDNTRPHDQYGIVFSVSGDDVARKQGDSFSQPDPTVATMGSVDTVTIGEALEATALSLGDKPVDRRDAAAIQAAETRATGESKGRPGGLAVAAQAAATTNEQTVSEEDKVNIADILTDAAERLPGDKVVTSEDAEAVVGAELRSSSEMKTTPGGVADSMSAGARLNQQL, from the exons atgGCACAGCATCAGCATTCTCCTCAAAGGCCAAGAGATCAGGACAACACACGGCCACATGATCAATACGGCATCGTTTTCAGCGTCTCCGGTGATGACGTGGCAAGAAAGCAAGGCGATAGTTTCTCTCAACCTGACCCAACGGTTGCGACGATGGGATCCGTAGACACGGTTACGATTGGGGAGGCTTTGGAGGCTACAGCTTTGTCTCTTGGAGATAAGCCTGTCGACCGTAGAGACGCAGCTGCGATTCAAGCCGCCGAAACTAGAGCCACCGGTGAGTCTAAGGGTCGACCCGGTGGTCTTGCAGTAGCGGCTCAGGCGGCTGCTACTACTAATGAACAGACGGTGTCGGAGGAAGACAAAGTGAATATAGCAGATATTCTCACA GATGCGGCGGAGAGGCTTCCCGGAGACAAGGTGGTGACAAGTGAAGATGCGGAGGCAGTGGTTGGAGCGGAACTTAGAAGCAGTTCAGAGATGAAGACAACTCCTGGTGGTGTCGCAGATTCCATGTCGGCAGGGGCAAGGCTCAATCAACAACTCTAG